In Gigantopelta aegis isolate Gae_Host chromosome 14, Gae_host_genome, whole genome shotgun sequence, the following proteins share a genomic window:
- the LOC121387986 gene encoding beta-1-syntrophin-like encodes MAAGIARCGTFEVYIRQQWCGVNVTLNEDSLTLSLTENPEQSNALNGTTDSQQGLANGSPEMPENIAGQKRSVKVVKEDQNGLGISIKGGKENKMPILISKIFKGMAADKTEKLYVGDAILSVNGEDLREATHDEAVRALKRAGRIVEMEVKYLREVTPYFKKSSPLNELGWGAQEAPKDSYRANWAESKTIPLKQCYLCRNLNMVDAEKRILELHSPDGKSSCILRFPDPLTASDWFNAIHSNVTVLTQQAIEDANLIMSTAPNQGEIKHMGWLSEQLANEQGTGSFSWKPVFIALTDKDMLLYDTAPWSKEEWATPFQSHPLLATRLVHSGRQNNRTSGADILTFGTRSGTRNGVETHIFRVETQRDLAYWSRSLVQGAHGAASLVKEVSSPVIWQGKKCKLILHCDSGFVLLEEKPAEESAETQVLWSHTLDQLRMSADDGHRLLWLDFGSDGEQELDLNTCPKPLVFVLHTFLSAKVSQLGLIA; translated from the exons ATGGCGGCTGGAATAGCAAGATGTGGAACGTTCGAGGTTTATATTCGGCAGCAGTGGTGTGGCGTGAACGTGACTCTCAACGAAGATTCACTGACACTGTCTCTCACCGAAAATCCCGAACAATCAAACGCACTAAATGGTACAACCGATAGTCAACAGGGACTTGCAAACGGCAGCCCCGAAATGCCAGAAAACATAGCGGGCCAAAAACGAAGTGTCAAAGTTGTAAAAGAGGATCAGAATGGATTGGGTATTAGTATCAAAGGTGGGAAAGAAAACAAGATGCCGATTttaataagtaaaatatttaaaggaatgGCAGCTGATAAAACTGAGAAACTTTACGTGGGAGATGCCATTCTGTCGGTGAATGGTGAAGACCTAAGGGAGGCAACTCATGATGAAGCTGTCAGAGCATTGAAACGAGCAGGGAGAATTGTGGAAATGGAGG tgaaatatctaagggaagtaactccatacTTTAAGAAATCGTCTCCCCTGAATGAACTAGGATGGGGAGCTCAGGAAGCTCCTAAAGACAGCTATAGAGCCAACTGGGCAGAGTCCAAGACAATCCCTCTAAAACAGTGTTACCTCTGTCGCAATCTTAACATGGTCGATGCAGAAAAAAGAATTTTAGAACTTCATTCACCCGACGGAAAAAGTTCTTGTATTCTGCGATTTCCCGACCCGTTAACCGCGAGCGACTGGTTTAATGCAATACACTCAAACGTCACTGTCCTCACGCAGCAAGCGATCGAGGATGCTAACCTCATCATGAGTACAGCGCCAAATCAAGGGGAGATAAAACATATGGGCTGGTTGTCCGAACAA TTAGCGAATGAACAAGGGACGGGTAGCTTCAGCTGGAAACCGGTGTTTATTGCTCTCACCGACAAAGACATGCTACTATACGACACCGCGCCCTGGAGCAAGGAAGAGTGGGCCACACCATTCCAGAGTCATCCACTTCTTGCTACCAG aCTTGTCCATTCTGGTCGTCAAAATAACCGCACATCAGGGGCAGACATTCTAACGTTTGGAACGCGTTCTGGAACACGGAACGGTGTCGAGACGCATATTTTTCGTGTGGAAACACAGCGAGATCTGGCGTACTGGTCTCGATCTCTGGTCCAGGGGGCGCATGGTGCTGCCAGTCTTGTCAAAGAAGTCTCTTCAC CTGTGATCTGGCAAGGTAAAAAATGCAAACTGATTCTGCACTGTGATAGTGGGTTCGTGTTGCTGGAGGAGAAACCTGCGGAGGAGAGTGCGGAGACGCAGGTTCTGTGGTCGCACACCCTTGACCAGCTGCGCATGTCGGCTGATGACGGCCACCGATTGTTGTGGCTCGACTTTGGTTCTGATGGAGAACAG gAACTCGACCTGAACACTTGCCCGAAGCCGCTGGTATTCGTCCTTCACACGTTCCTCTCTGCCAAAGTTAGTCAGCTGGGCCTTATAGCTTAG
- the LOC121388470 gene encoding malonyl-CoA-acyl carrier protein transacylase, mitochondrial-like — MFLRVLPGEFCRNICTSNFNGCVKTVLESVTRKKYQCSLNKSFSSSPCLLNQNDESANTDIDKTERKTRIPRRILKRVSKLGLSEKHVECYNKHNKLPEQTEDHNEFLHSSKNIEHLVTSLKSEPDTQARIPEFPSDVIKDQNWFRNQGRKAMRPKVDPKKTSVILFQGQGSQFVGMGEKLLAYDGVERLYAVASDILGYDLLQLCIKGPKNVLDKTIHCQPAVMVTSIAAIEKLKEDYPEAVDNCVGTAGFSVGEYAALVFAGSLTFEDAVRVVKVRAEAMQTASEAEPSGMMSVFIGHDTKLNFALLAAREFCQRKLGLSGAVCCVANYLYADCKVIAGHDEALNFLENNYKDFGIRRLKRLPVSGAFHTDLMRPARGPLVRTLREIQLEKPLVPVHCNVNGNRYRDVKSMINLLGQQIYKPVKWEQTMHILYSRDKGENFPFTYELGPGKQLGTLMKLVNAKAYELCKNIDV; from the exons atgtttctcaGAGTTCTACCTGGAGAGTTTTGTCGAAATATTTGTACTTCTAATTTTAATGGATGTGTCAAAACTGTCTTGGAATCGGTGACGagaaaaaaatatcaatgttcTTTGAATAAATCCTTTTCAAGCTCGCCTTGTTTACTCAATCAAAACGATGAGTCAGCTAACACTGACATTGACAAAACGGAACGTAAAACCAGAATTCCACGAAGAATTCTTAAAAGAGTATCAAAACTTGGATTGTCTGAAAAACATGTTGAATGTTacaataaacacaacaaattaCCTGAACAGACTGAGGATCACAATGAATTTTTGCATTCTTCGAAGAACATTGAGCATCTTGTAACAAGCTTAAAGTCTGAGCCTGACACACAAGCCAGAATACCAGAGTTTCCATCTGATGTTATAAAAGATCAAAACTGGTTCAGAAATCAAGGTCGAAAAGCAATGCGGCCAAAAGTTGACCCTAAAAAAACATCAGTTATTTTGTTCCAGGGGCAGGGAAGTCAGTTTGTAGGGATGGGGGAGAAACTCCTTGCTTATGATGGTGTGGAACGATTGTATGCAGTTGCAAGTGATATTCTTGGATACGATTTGTTACAACTTTGCATAAAGGGACCCAAGAATGTCCTTGATAAAACCATTCACTGTCAACCAGCGGTTATGGTGACGTCCATTGCTGCAATAGAAAAACTGAAGGAAGACTATCCAGAG GCTGTTGATAACTGTGTGGGGACGGCAGGATTCAGTGTGGGTGAATATGCAGCTCTGGTTTTTGCTGGATCCTTGACATTTGAAGATG CCGTGAGGGTGGTGAAGGTGAGAGCGGAGGCCATGCAGACTGCTTCAGAGGCGGAGCCGAGTGGAATGATGAGCGTTTTCATTGGTCACGACACGAAACTGAACTTTGCCCTACTTGCAGCGCGTGAGTTCTGTCAACGCAAACTGGGCCTGTCTGGTGCTGTGTGTTGTGTCGCCAACTACCTGTATGCTGATTGTAAGGTCATCGCGGGCCATGATGAG GCACTGAATTTCCTGGAGAATAATTACAAAGACTTTGGAATTCGCCGTCTGAAACGTCTTCCGGTTAGCGGTGCGTTCCACACGGACTTGATGCGGCCAGCAAGAGGTCCTCTGGTTAGAACGCTCAGGGAAATACAGCTTGAAAAACCGCTCGTACCCGTACACTGTAATGTAAACGGTAACCGTTACCGTGACGTCAAGTCGATGATAAATCTTCTTGGACAACAGATTTATAAACCAGTGAAGTGGGAACAGACCATGCACATTTTGTACTCTCGTGACAAGGGAGAGAACTTCCCGTTCACGTACGAATTAGGACCCGGAAAGCAGCTGGGGACACTGATGAAACTTGTTAATGCCAAGGCCTATGAACTTTGCAAGAACATTGATGTGTAG